The Alphaproteobacteria bacterium genomic interval ACTCGCCACCCGCCACCCGGCCGCCACGACGCCCGGCCCCACCGATCAATCCAGTCCGTCCGGCCCCTCTGAGGCACCCGGAGGGCTCTACGCGCCAAGACGGTTTCGGATATGCCGCTTCGGCGGTATATGTGGTGAGGTTCGCCAACAGGGCCTGACATGTCTCTTCGCCGCTATATCTTTCGCCAGCTCATAATAGCGACTCTGCTAGTCGCGATCATCTTCACCTGCATGGTGTGGCTGAACCAGTCGGTGCGTTTTGTCGATCTGATCGTCAATCGAGGTCTGTCCTACACCGACTTCCTGTCGCTGGTCACGCTGCTCCTGCCCACATTCATCTATGTGGTCCTGCCGATTCCGGCTTTTGTCGCCGTGGTCTATGTCTATAACAAGCTGGAAAGCGACCATGAACTGGTGGTCATGCGCTCAGCCGGGCTCAGCGCCCTCACCCTGGCCCGGCCAGCGCTGGCGCTTGGGCTGGTCCTGTCAATCGCCAGTTTTGCGCTATCGCTCTATCTGGTGCCGGCGTCATATCGCAACTTCAAGGACATGCAGCAGCTTGCGCGCAGTAATTATGCAGCCGTGCTGGTCAGCGCTGGCGTGTTCAACAATATGGGGGACGGTCTTACGGTTTTTGTTCGCGAGCGCAACGGCGGCGGGGTCCTGCAAGGTCTCCTGATCCATGATCAACGCGATGCCGATGCGCCGGTGACCATCATGGCCGAGCAAGGCACTATCATTCAGGGACCGAACGGGCCGCGCATTGTCCTGATCAACGGTAATCGTCAGACGGCAAATCCCAGCGGTGAGTTCTCGCTGCTGTATTTTGATCGCTACGCCATTGATCTGCAGACCATTCGGGAGTTCAGCGGTGACCGCTGGCGCGAACCGCGCGAACGGTTTCTGGGTGAGCTTCTGGCTCCGGGCAGCTCCGACAATGACCGCTATTTCCACAGCAAGTTGATCGCCCATGGTCACGGCCGGCTGGCCGGGCCTCTCCTGCCCCTGACCTTCGCCATTGTGGCGGCGGCTATTCTGCTGTCGGGTGAATTCGGCCGGCGGCGACGCGCCTGGCGCTTCTGGGTCCTTGCCGCGGTGGCCATCGCTATCGAGGCGCTGCATCTGTGGTCGGTCAATCTGGCCGGGCGCCTGCCTCTGTTCGTTCCTCTGATCTATGCCTCGGCGCTGCTGCCGGCGGTAGCCGGTGTGGCGTGGCTGGCGCTGGGCACACGCCGGTCCCGCCCGGTCGTCGCGGCATCGCATGGCGTCTGACGGTCCGCTGCAAAGCGCCACACCGGCCAGCGCGGGGGCAGCCACAGCAACAAACACGGGGGCGCCCGCCGGGGCGGGCGACGGGTCCGCCGACGGACGCGCCGGACGGGCGCGGCCGGTCCTGCTCTTCGTGGTCACCGAGGACTGGTACTTCTGGTCACATCGTCTGCCGCAGGCGCGCGCCGCCAGAGCCGCCGGCTTCGATGTGGCCGTGGCCTGTCGGGTCGACGCCCACCGGGCCAGGATCGAAGCCGCCGGTGTTCGGGTCTTGCCGCTGGCCATTCGCCGCCGCGGTATCAATCCGTGGTTCGAGGCCCGCACCCTCATGGCGCTGCTTCGTCTCTATCGGCGCGAGCGGCCGGCGATTGTCCATCATGTTGCCATGAAGCCGGTGATCTATGGCTCTGTGGCAGCGCGCCTCGCCGGCGTGGCAACGGTGGTCAATGCCCTGGCCGGTCTTGGCTATGGCTTTTCGTCGACCAGCCTGAAGGCCCGCCTCATCCGGCCGCTGTTGCGGCGTGCCTTGCGCTTTGCGCTGCGCGGACCGCTCCACCGGGTCATCGTGCAGAATGGAGATGATCGTGCGTTCCTCACCGTCCATGGCCTGGCGCCGGCACAGGCAATCGTCCTGATCGGCGGGTCGGGGGTGGACACCGACCACTTCCAGCCTTCGCCGGAACCACCGCCGCCAGTCATCTTCGCGCTGGTTGGCCGCATGTTGCGCGACAAAGGAATTATGGAGTTCGCCGCGGCGGCCCGGCTGGTGCGGGCGGAGGGAGTGGCGGCGCGTTTCTGGCTGGTCGGCGACGTGGATGACGGTAACCCGGCCAGCCTCCAGGCGGCGACGCTGCGCGGCTGGCAGGAGGAAGGCATTCTTGACTGGCGTGGATCGGTCTCTGACATCGCCGCCCTCTGGCGAGAGGCTCATGTGGCGGTGCTGCCGTCCTACCGCGAGGGACTGCCAAAGACATTGCTGGAAGCGGCCGCCGCCGGCCGTCCGTTGATCGCCAGTGACGTCCCGGGTTGCCGCGAAATCGCCGTGGCCGACGATACGGCCCTGACCGTGCCGCCGCGTGACGCCCGGGCCTTGGCCCTGGCCAT includes:
- a CDS encoding glycosyltransferase family 4 protein, with translation MASDGPLQSATPASAGAATATNTGAPAGAGDGSADGRAGRARPVLLFVVTEDWYFWSHRLPQARAARAAGFDVAVACRVDAHRARIEAAGVRVLPLAIRRRGINPWFEARTLMALLRLYRRERPAIVHHVAMKPVIYGSVAARLAGVATVVNALAGLGYGFSSTSLKARLIRPLLRRALRFALRGPLHRVIVQNGDDRAFLTVHGLAPAQAIVLIGGSGVDTDHFQPSPEPPPPVIFALVGRMLRDKGIMEFAAAARLVRAEGVAARFWLVGDVDDGNPASLQAATLRGWQEEGILDWRGSVSDIAALWREAHVAVLPSYREGLPKTLLEAAAAGRPLIASDVPGCREIAVADDTALTVPPRDARALALAMIRMAGDAPLRRRLGLAARQRVLDRFSDRHVEDATAGLYRALMP
- the lptF gene encoding LPS export ABC transporter permease LptF, which codes for MSLRRYIFRQLIIATLLVAIIFTCMVWLNQSVRFVDLIVNRGLSYTDFLSLVTLLLPTFIYVVLPIPAFVAVVYVYNKLESDHELVVMRSAGLSALTLARPALALGLVLSIASFALSLYLVPASYRNFKDMQQLARSNYAAVLVSAGVFNNMGDGLTVFVRERNGGGVLQGLLIHDQRDADAPVTIMAEQGTIIQGPNGPRIVLINGNRQTANPSGEFSLLYFDRYAIDLQTIREFSGDRWREPRERFLGELLAPGSSDNDRYFHSKLIAHGHGRLAGPLLPLTFAIVAAAILLSGEFGRRRRAWRFWVLAAVAIAIEALHLWSVNLAGRLPLFVPLIYASALLPAVAGVAWLALGTRRSRPVVAASHGV